One Canis lupus baileyi chromosome 1, mCanLup2.hap1, whole genome shotgun sequence genomic window, CTGGAAAGGCTTAACAGAGTAGCATCCAAGTCCCTCAGCTTCGTTTTCCTGATCAGATTCCAACAAACATTTCTAGCTTCATTCCTCCCCCTtctccgaaaaaaaaaaaaaagtgctgctcctcaaaatatcattttaaaaaactttctaagCCAGGGGCCAACAGGAAACATAAGTGCATGAAACACTTCAGTGTAAGAGAGTGTGAGCCCCATGAAAAGGCGGCCTCGGCTACTTGGCTTGAGCCAGTTGTTGCCAGAAGGGATAGTAGGTCTACtgccaaatttctttctttctttttttcagacaAGCCAGAAATGTGttgagctttttttgttttgcttttgttttaaagcatACTGATTTGTAATGGTGGGTAAtgaattcaaaaattttaaatgtatcttgGGCCAAAGTAAAAAGCCTGTGGGGCAGGTTCGGGCCTCATCTGCCATTCCTGTCATGATCCTTCGAACACAGTTCCAAGCCCACCAGACCAGGAGCCCAACAAGGGCAGGGACTGGACATGACTCACTCTAGGTCCCAGGATAGCCTCCGGATATGGACTGAATGAAAATAGTCTTCTATATGTCCTCCTCCAGGCCTTGCACATGCTATGCCATAGAACAGCAATTTGGTATTGCCTGAaatgtttttcccccctttactAGTAAGTTCTTAGTAATCTTAAAACATGTAAAGTCTAGATCTGTTTCTTTCTGAAGGACTCCCTTATCACTAGGGCAGTGTCATcactccctcagcccctccacctctctgtctctcaaatgcaACCATTGGGGCCAGACCGCCCACCACCAGGCTAGAAGTCTCCTGGGGACAGAGCCACAGTAGCGCTCACTCTGGGGCCCCAGCATCACCAGAGCTGAGCCCAGCACATAGTTGGCTTCAGTGGGTGAAGATCTTAAACTGACCGAAGCCCCAGGTTTCTCCAGGCTGCTGGCCCCTCAAACCCCAAGAAGGTGACAAGTGATGGTAGCTTCCCCTCCATCTTGAACACAGAACTCAGCAAAGCAAAGCTGCTGTCCTGGGTCAGCCACTCACTAAAAATCAAGAGAACCATGTAGAAGGTACTTTATTGAGGTGATTAGGAGTGCCGGTTTCCTGTCTCCTGTCCAGCCCCCTCAGTACAGTCTCATGGGTGGAAAAGACCAGGCCTCTGGGCTGCTCTGGGCCACTACCCAGGAGAGGCTGGGCagtggggcaggggggctggggctCCAGTCCAGGGCAGAGGTTCCGGGCAACAAGGGTGATGGTGGCTGAGGCAGGGGCTGTTGTGGCCCAACCCCCCAGGGCCGCGGAGGGGGCGGTGTGGCTACCAGCCAGATGCTTTTCAGCAGATCAAAGGCTGTTGGGgggccccaggctgccccagatggTGAAGGCAACAAGGGCAAGGGGGGTGGCCAGGGACCTTTTGATGGTGCCAAGCTCACCCTATGCACCATAGGAGTGCTGGAGCTGTGAGGCATGGCAAAGGTGAGCTCCTTTGTCCTCTGttgcctcctctgcctcccctcccctgggcaCTGGTTGGGGCTGTTGATCCAGGAAGGTGTCATTCTTTGGCTTTCAGGGCCCCCAGGCTTGGTCCctggaacaaaggaaaaaagcatCGGGGACAGCTAAGCTAGAGCAGACAAAGGGAAGGAGCATACAGGAAGCTAGAGCAGACAAGGGGAAGGGGAGTACAGGGAGTACAGGTAGGCTCACCTGGTAAGGGCGGCTGGCAGCCACGGAGCACCAGGGTGAGGTCAGGCACACAGCCATGGCAGGCCTGTAAGGTGCTCACAATGGCATCCCTGGCTTCTTGCACTAGGTTCCTCCTGGGGAAGGCCTGTGGCAGAATCAGCTGGCACTGCAGCTCCTCCAACAGCTGCCCCAAGCCAGGGAGCTCTGCGGGACTGGAACTGGGCAGACCTGGGCCTGAGCCTCTAGGGACCTGGTTCTCCTTGCCTCTTGACTGTAGAGCTGGTTCTTGCACCGGGCTTGGGCTTGGGGAGGGTTTGGCAGGGGGTGACGGGGTGCCTGGTTCCAGGGGCCCACCTCTAAGCAGCCGAGCCACGTCCAGAGATTTCACCTCATGGTTGAAAAGACCCCGGTGCTCCCGGCTCAGCCGGCCCTGGGTTATGACCACAAGCTTGGGAGCAGTAGGGGCCACAAGAGGATCCTGACTGGTCACAGAAGGATGCTGACAGGTAAGTGGCCGGCGGCTGCCCATCAGGGCCTCATTACGCTCCCGCCTGGTCTTCCGACGGCGGACTCGACCAGGTTTCTCAGGCCGCTGGAAAGGCTGGGGGGCTGGCCCCCGGGGGTCCATAGTGTCCTGGAAGAAAAAGCTAGAATGGCCATCAGTATGCAAGTAAGTCGGGGACTAAGAGTGAAAGGTGAGAAGAGGAGAGGGTTTGGGGTGAGGTGGAAAGATGAGAGTATTTACAGAGACAAGATGAGAGTAAGGTAGTAGGGAGGGAATCTTTGGCAAAGGCTTGGTCAGTAAAGGAGTCATAGGGGTCAGATGGAGTCAAAGGAGTCATGGTAAATGAGATTTGCCAGGGAATAGAGAAAGGGTTACAGGGTACAGGGAGATAAGGAAATAGCTAGAAGATGGGGGACAGGACGGCATCATGAGACCACAGGGAGCTGGTGAACCAGAAAGGGACTGTGAACAGAGGAGAAATCCAGGGGTAGAGGAGGTACTGGAGAACGCAGGGAGGCGTGgcagagaaggaaaggcagaaaaaaagctGGAGACAGAGAAGGCCTTGGGAAAGCAGAAGGGGCGACGGAGCAGCTACCAGGAACTGGGGCCTACTCACGGGAGTGAGGTGGCCCAGGGTAGGAGACAAGGAAGGGGTGGGCAGTTGAGGTTAGGAAGGGGGGTACAGTTGGTGGGGGCAGGGCGTCGAGCACCTCACCTTCTCCTGGACCAACgaaccccgcccccgcccaccccccgtGGCTGTGGGGTGCAGTGGCTGCTTCTCCGCGGTAAGCCCAGCTCACGACGCACTGGGGGTCTCTTCCAGGCCTCACGCTGAGCCTCATGCGCGCTTTGCGCATGCGTGTGCCCCACCCACGCCCTTCGGCTTCCCGCTCCCGTGAAGCACGAGGCGAGGCGCAGAGTGCCGGTTATAGTCCCGCCCATTCCAGCCTTACTTTCAGAAACCTCTCTCATTTGTCTTTGGACACCTCCGATCCACCAATTGGCTGCGAGGCCCGCTGGGGCCCGCCCCCTTCCTGATTGCTGATTGGCTCAGATGTCTATTGGCGGACTTTCTGGAAAGTGCGAAGAGGCGAGGCactagggggtggggggtggggtaaagGGCCAGTCTACTTTGGCAGTCGGTCCCCAGGCAGTCACGGAGTTCATCCCCAGACAATCATTGTAGAGTCATCATTCAGAACTGggatctggggcagcccgggggtggggggggggggcggggggctccgcggtttagtgccgccttcagcccagggcctgatctgagacctgggatcaaatcccacggcgggctccctgcacggagcctgcctctccctctgcctgtgtctctgcctctctctctctctttctgtctctcatgaataaataaataaaatcttaaaaaaaaaaaaaaaaacacaaggatcTGGAGTTAAACTACCTAGGTTCAAATGCCCAAAGTGGCATCTTTGAACTGTGTGAACTTGGGGATGTGTATAGCTGCTCagaccctcagtttctttatttgtaaaatggagttgGTAATAGTACACCCTTCATGTGGTTGCTGTATGAAAATGAGCCAATATATCTAAATGAGCCAATATATCTAACTTGAAACAGCACTTGATTTGAATGAAATGAGTGCCTCGAAGCCATTTCCTGACAAGCTTTGCTTCCAGTTCTTTTCTACCTTTCCAACTTTTCTATTTACAATTGTCCcctcagaccaaaaaaaaaaaaaaaattgagagagatCATGcctgagcaaggggaagggcagacagaATGGAGAGCAAATCCttgagcaggctccctgctgagtgcctAGCTGTGGCCGGAGTACTCCCCATGCCCTGATAAACTATATTACCTGTGTAATATTGCTCACTCAGTCTTCCTGATTTTTCAAAGCCTAACTCAAATACTGCTAGGAAACCCCTCACCCTCAgagtcctcctcttcctcctcctcctctacttCTCTTAATCACAACCTTGATCTTCTCCCAACTCTGTGTCTGATCTGTCTTCCCCAACAGGCTGGGACAAGGCCAGGATCTGACccattcattttaatattcaaGTTCTTATGAGCAGCCATAATACTTGGTACTATAAGGGCCTGTTCCAAACTAGTGGATGGAGGCAAAACATTAACATGATAAATAAGACTATTTCAGTATCAACCTACCTAGAAAGAATGAATAGATTGAATAGATGGAAGGTCCCATCTGGGAGTAGAGCTACAGGAATATAGCCAGGAAGTTTGGGGGTGGGTAGGTAGGGGACCCCCACCTGGTCCCTGAGAACTGGAGAGCTGGGAAGACTTGAGCTTTGAGATTAATATGGGGCAGTGGGGGGCGACCTTAGGTGGCCTTGGCTATGGTTGTAGGTTTCAGTACCCAGAAACACTTGAGGGTTTAGGGAGAGGAACGGAGGCCACAGATCTGCAAGATGAGCTGGGCGGGAGGGCCGCCAGGCTGGACCTGGGCCTTGCAGCATctctaatttcctttctctttctgcacTTTCTGCTGCCCTCTTTGCAGGGCCAGTGATGTATGATGTATGTAACGCAAAGATAGTTTAGATCTTATGCCACAAAACCTGGTGGTTTTcagcggggcgggagggggtATTGGGAGGAGGCACGAGCAGACAGGCTCACTAAAGTGCTAGTGCTGCCTTAGCCTTACAACTGAGGCTCTATTTTTCACATGTTgccatcttccttctttctccccacaTCAGTAGAAAATAGGAGCGTCCCCTCCTAGCCAGGTGCGTAGGAGCCACCCCCTCAAAGGATCCAAGAATGGACTCGTCCactcactcccctccccccccccacgtGAATGAGACACACAGCGCTGGTgatgtctcacacacacacacacagctggtgatctctctctctctctttcactctgatacacacacacacacacacacacacacacacacacacacacacacacacacacacagctggtgATCCCTTCCGCACATTTCTCACCCTATAGCAAATGGTTTCTCCTCCCAAGAAAAGACTCTagattcaccaccacccccaacacacgctgGGCCTTTCAGGTAGttcacccctccccctgccgcGGGTGTGgtggcttctccctcccccacggGTGCTGATGGTCTCGCCTGGCCGTCCCCGGGCGCCCCGGTGCGCTAGCGGCCGGCGCCGGAGAGCGAGCGGCCCGGGCGGGAAGCGCCGGACGAGCCCACTGCGCGGCCGGCGCGGGGGAGGCACGGGTTCCCAATTCCACCTCCCCTTCTAAGTGCGGGTTTCCGCTCCTGCAGAGGGAGGCGGCGCCCGGGATCGGCCAGCGGCCTCGCGGGAGTGCGGGCGGCGGGACCGTCCATTGTTGCCTGGAAGGGAGGGGTGGGCGTGGCAGAGCCACCCCCTGGGCCAACTCTCCCGGGTCGACCTCGCTCGCCCATCCTTGCAGGAGCAGCGGCGCCAAGATGAGCGGAGAGGAGAACCCAGCCAGCAAGCCGACGCCGGTGCAGGACGTGCAGGGCGACGGACGCTGGATGTCCCTGGTGAGCGACCCGGCCCGCGATACTCTGGAGTCCGGGAGGGGCCTCGGGAGAGCAGCTGTTTGGCGCTGTCTCTCTACGTGATTAGGAAACAGGGCAGTTGGGGTGGTGCTGCCTAAGGAAGCAGAGCGGGGCGGGCCCAGGAGCGCGTGTGCCACTGACTCCCCCTTGTACGTCCCCGAAGCACCATCGGTTCGTGGCCGACAGCAAAGATAAGGAACCCGAAGTCGTCTTCATCGGGGACTCCTTGGTCCAGCTAATGCACCAGTGCGAGGTGAGGCCCGTGCAGGTCcccgtccccctgccccacccaggcCTGTGCCCTCTCACACCCGGATCAGAGCCCAGGCCAGATCCAGTATGAGGTACCCGAGTAGCCGCAGGCAGCACCCACAACCCCAAATCTTGGTGTAAGGTGCAACATTCTCCTGAGAAGGAACTGTGTGACCGGTCTTTGTCAGATTGAGGCTTTCTTGCAAGAAGGTTGCCTAAACTGAGACTCTATTGTTTGCTTAAGGGAGTGCACAGCCCAAATGGATGTCCATAAAGCTGTGGTCTTTCCACGAAGTGAAAGCTGTAATAGCACTCCACAGAGGGGGCTCAATTATGTTATCCTTCCACTAAGTGAGGTCAAACTGTAATAGCTTTCATGAACTGTAATGTTTTTGGTTCAATGCATGACTCAAGCAAATGGCTTTTCATAAAGTGAGTCTTGCTTCTGTGGGGCTCCGTGAAACAGAGAGTATAACAGGTTTGCATAAAGTGAGGTTTTGACCACACTGCTTCTGTAAGGCAGGGCTCTTCCACGATGACGTTTGGTTAACACTTGTACAGAGGGCGGTGGTCCCTGCTGTCAACACCCCGGTGCTCACACCACGTCTCATCTACAGATCTGGCGGGAGCTTTTTTCTCCTCTGCACGCGCTTAACTTTGGCATTGGCAGTGACAGCACGCAACATGTGCTTTGGCGGCTGGAGAATGGTGAGCTGGAACACATCCGGCCCAAGGTGAGCAGAGCCTGAGTGGGCAGCTAAAGCACCCTAAGCCTCTGCCCTTACCACTGCTTCATGCCTCTCTTTCCACAGATTGTGGTGGTCTGGGTGGGTACCAACAACCATGGGCACACAGCAGAGCAAGTGACTGGTGGCATCAAGGCCATTGTGCAACTGGTGAACCAACGACAGCCCCAGGCCCGGGTTGTGGTGCTGGTGAGAGCAGGGGAGGTCAGGGAAGAAAGAATGGCAGTGGTCTGGGACCCCCTTGGGTGCAGCTGCAGCTGGCACAGTTCTGGGCAGCAAGGCGGCAGAACAGTGGCTTTCAGGCAAAAGCTCACATTGAAGCTTGCTACACACCCAGCAGCTGCATTTAAGGCCGTGTTCAGGGACCAGTAAGCCCCTTTTTCCTAAGGAACTGCTGATGATTCTGGGGGTGTTGCAAAACCCAAAATGGTTAGCCAAAAGTAGTCACATTCCTAGGGTGAATCCAGGCTCCACCCTTCCAGCTGGAATGTTTGCTACTCGGAAAGAGGGACTGACCCTTTGCCATCCATGCTGTCAACATTTTTATGATTGATACTTGGAAAGGGGCTGGCACCCGGAAGGTTCTTGCTGAGTTGGGGGTCTCAGACTCGGTATCAGGAATTATCCTGCCAACGCCCTGCTTTCCCATTCTGAGCGTATTCCACAGGCCGGAACTCTGTGGGGCGGGTGAAGGGTTTGGCCCAGAGCACAGGATACCCAGATGCTGGTAGGGTGTCTCCTCACAACTGTTGGTgcccctccccagggcctgctTCCAAGGGGCCAGCACCCTAACCCACTTCGTGAGAAAAACCGGCGGGTGAACGAGCTGGTCCGAGCGGCACTGGCTGGCCACCCACGGGCGCACTTCCTGGATGCCGACCCTGGCTTTGTGCACTCAGACGGCACCAT contains:
- the PRR19 gene encoding proline-rich protein 19, giving the protein MDPRGPAPQPFQRPEKPGRVRRRKTRRERNEALMGSRRPLTCQHPSVTSQDPLVAPTAPKLVVITQGRLSREHRGLFNHEVKSLDVARLLRGGPLEPGTPSPPAKPSPSPSPVQEPALQSRGKENQVPRGSGPGLPSSSPAELPGLGQLLEELQCQLILPQAFPRRNLVQEARDAIVSTLQACHGCVPDLTLVLRGCQPPLPGTKPGGPESQRMTPSWINSPNQCPGEGRQRRQQRTKELTFAMPHSSSTPMVHRVSLAPSKGPWPPPLPLLPSPSGAAWGPPTAFDLLKSIWLVATPPPPRPWGVGPQQPLPQPPSPLLPGTSALDWSPSPPAPLPSLSWVVAQSSPEAWSFPPMRLY
- the PAFAH1B3 gene encoding platelet-activating factor acetylhydrolase IB subunit alpha1 isoform X2, translated to MSGEENPASKPTPVQDVQGDGRWMSLHHRFVADSKDKEPEVVFIGDSLVQLMHQCEIWRELFSPLHALNFGIGSDSTQHVLWRLENGELEHIRPKGLLPRGQHPNPLREKNRRVNELVRAALAGHPRAHFLDADPGFVHSDGTISHHDMYDYLHLSRLGYTPVCRALHSLLLRLLAQDQGQGIPLPEATP
- the PAFAH1B3 gene encoding platelet-activating factor acetylhydrolase IB subunit alpha1 isoform X1; this encodes MSGEENPASKPTPVQDVQGDGRWMSLHHRFVADSKDKEPEVVFIGDSLVQLMHQCEIWRELFSPLHALNFGIGSDSTQHVLWRLENGELEHIRPKIVVVWVGTNNHGHTAEQVTGGIKAIVQLVNQRQPQARVVVLGLLPRGQHPNPLREKNRRVNELVRAALAGHPRAHFLDADPGFVHSDGTISHHDMYDYLHLSRLGYTPVCRALHSLLLRLLAQDQGQGIPLPEATP